CACCTCGACTTTCACGGAGGACTCTCACTCCAGTGGGGGAATGGGAGAGAGCGAGAGGAAGGGGAACGGGAGAGAGCGAGAGCGAGCGGCGGTGCGGTGGGGGTGAGTGAAGCCAGGGAACCCTAGCCGGGCGGTGACTGGCGGCTTATATACGGTGGCCACCGGGGGCAATTGGGCTCACGTCCGCGAGCTCCGCTGGGCTGGCTCGGGCCTGGCCAGGATTGAACGACCAAATCGGTCGTTCGAGGCTAGCCAGGCGTGGAGCGTACGGCTGGCTCCATTGGGCTAAGGGAGGACCACATGCCAGCGTTGGCCAAGGTTCCAAACACGCCCTATATGTTTCTTTGCATGGCGCTTGTCCTTGTCCGCCCCAGCACCCCTTGCTTAGCACCCCTCTACCCTCGTGCTTGGTCGTCCTTGGCGCGGTGCGTGGCTGCCTGGCCGGGCTGCCTGCTCTTAGGTCTCATTTGGAACACAAGATTTTCTTTTTCCAATCTTGCATTTCTTGTGAAACTAAATTGATTCTGTCGTGAGATTTCTACATTCCCTGACCACGAGCAAAGCCACAGTGCAGTGGCAGGCCGATAGATAGCACAGCTGGATGATGCATCAAGCCAGCCAGCCATATAGTGAACTTATTTGTTACTCTCTTCATTCCAATTTATAAGTTGTTTTGGTTTTTCTAGGTATATGGTTTTTGATATGCTATGTCTAGATAAATAGTAAAACTGTATAGTTTGAAAAGATAAGATGACTTATAATTAGAATCAAGAGAGGATTGATTATCTCAACCTGTCAAGCTAGCTTTCATTATTGAATGAACTTCAACTGGATTACTCAGCCCTTGTTCAGTTCctaaaattttggttttgggcactataacactttcgtttttatttgacaaatattatccaattatggactaactaagttcaaaagatttatctcgtgatttataggcaaactgcgtaattaacttttatttttatctatatttaatgctccatgcatgtgccgtaaaattcgatgtgacagagaattttgaatttttttgaaaactaaacaagtcctcagCCTGTCAAGCAAGCTAGCTATCAACTTCCACCGGATTGctgttgcttccttgctttgctgGTTGTTAACTAGACTTGTCTTAGACTTGACGCTTGCTTTGCGTTCAGCAGGGGCGGATCTATGTGGATGGTCAGCTGACCCCGATAACTTGCTAGAAATTCACTTAAAGCTCTTTAATCCACCTGTAAATTATTCTTTCAAATAGAGAATTAATATATGTTTGACCCTCTTGACCCCAGTGATATAAGGGCATGTACAACGGGGCGACTTAACCCGTCTGTGTGATGTGCTTTTTGTAGAAAGGTCCCTGATAAGCTAGAGACAGGGCTTGCTCGTCGTCTCACCAGACGACGGCATCGGCTCGTGCTCCGAAGCTAAATCGACGCTGCGCCTCCCGTTGTACCAGCCGCTGCGAGTTGTCGCCGATGTCACTTGATCCGGTACTCCGCGGGCCAAATCCGTTGTTTGAGGAGCGGAGGGGCAAGCCCCCGATCCTCATCGCAGAAGGACGCAACGGCGTCGAGCCCTGCAGACGCAGGAGCAGTGGCAGCACCGCAGCAAGGAAGCACACATGATATACCTCGTCGAGACGTCGATCATTGGTCGGGCCTTGAAGCAGCAGTCGTCGTTGCCCCCGATGCGCTTCGCGCCGCCCTGCGGGCCACCGGACCCATACTTCTCAATTTCTCATGGCCGCGGGagatgcagcttgcagatctcgCGTATGGGAAGCTGCAGCAGCTCACCTAGCGTGCTCGATTGGAGGCTTCTATTTGCTCCCAGCTCTCTCTGCCTCTCCACCCATCATACTCTGTCTAGACTCTCAGCTACATACAGGGGAATGGATACAGGGGAATAGATAAGATTAGACGTAGCAGCAATCTTTGTGTTTgttttttataacaaaaaaaagaGAGCGTGTGGGCCCTACTTGAACCCAAACCTTTTTTTTGACGAGAGAACCAAAACTTTATGTGTTTTAGAACGTTTTTGTGATGACCATAAAATGGTATATGTGATGAACTAGCCACACAATGGTATATAGAAATCATATTTATACTTGATTATTGTTGTACAGAAGTATTAAATAGTTTACAGACAGGCAAATAGACAACTCATTGTATGATCTATCTATTTAGCGGATTCTAAAAACTTACAGACAAATCTTTGTCTATGGGTTGTACATGcccaagggcactcacaatgcagactctatcatggagtctaaagttatttattacctcgaacaatgtggacttagagtctaaataagacttgaagtcttattttttttacctctttcttcaataaatatgctgccacatcagcaaaataccataaataatatgtaattaattgtcttggactctgtgatagagtcttgtattagggcagtcccaatggggGGTTTCTAGTTGTAGTTTCCAAGAGAAAAAATGAACAATTAATATCCAGTAGAAACTATATCTCCCAACCCATGGTTTCTACAGTAGAGTTAATACACAGGATAAATTAAATGCAACACAAAAGAAGAGTTGATCAACTGCGGCAACCAACCATGTAGCCTCCAGAACACATTTTCAATCGAATCAGGTTGTGTAGCACTACAGAACAAAATAACATGATCTCTATTCTCCACAAGTCATCAGGTCGCACAATGCTAGAAGCAAAAAAGCACAAATTCTAGTCTTCAGAAACCACTAGGTCTAAAAAGGAGACACCAGGTGCACTCCAGAAGACATATAGTTGATAACAAAAGAAGTCTTGTCTCCTGAAGCCATCAGGTTCACTCCTGAAGCCAGTTCACACAGGTACTCGCAACCTGTTTGCAAAAAAAAGCCTGACAAAGAAATTTGCTGCATTCCAACACCATTTCCAGAACCATATCTAATTAAATAGCAACCAATATATGTTTCTAGTAGAACCCATTAAACTAGCAGGTACCATCATCGACCATCTCATACATATATAGGTAGCAGGATACATATATAGATAGCAGGTACCATCATCGACCATCTCATACATATATAGTTAACAGAAGAAGTAAAGTTCATGATATGCATAGTACTAAATTAAATAATAAGGTTGCACGTCGGCATCAACTCCATTGCACACCATCGTCTGAGGTAGGTTCAGAAGTCTTCCAAAAGCCATCAGCTTGCAAAAGTTCCCCAAAAGGCATCAAGTCGACAGCATTATCTACAAGTTAAAATAAACATTGAATTTCAGAAAACCATATAGAATAAAAATTAACATGAACATGTATATCTCTACAAATTGATCTACTATAAGATATGTACCTAATTATTTTGCCTATATGAATTTCCAAACTTTTGCCAAATATGTTCAATCAAATCAGATTGAAGTTGTCTATGCGCTAGACGATCATGTAAGGCGGTACGCCTGTCAAGCACTTCCTCCAGCTCTGGGTTTTCTCCATGAGTGATTGTAGCTTCTTCAACAGTGTATGTGCTGCCTTCCTCATTCAAATCAAATGGAACCTGCTCTATGTCCTTTTCATCTTCAATTATCATGTTGTGGAGAATTATACAAGCAAGCATGACATTCTGAAGATCACCTTGCTCAAAGAGACGCGCTGGTCGACGCAAAATGCACCAGCGAGACTGCAAAATGCCAAAAGAGCATTCAACATCCTTCCTTGCCTCTTCTTGCTTCTGTGAAAAAAGTTTATGCTCATCTATTTGTGGTCTCTTTATAGACTTCACGAAGGCAGGCCACTCTGGATATATGCCATCACCTAGGTAATAGCCCATATTGTATTctcttccattgatatagtaCTGCACCTTAGGATTTTCTCCTCTCAAATACTCCACAAATAAATCTGACTGGCTAAGCACGTTGATGTCATTGTTGGATCCAGCAACACCAAAGAAGGCGTGCCATATCCAACGATCATGACCAGCTACTGCCTCTAGAATGATTGTAGGAACACCGTGATCACCGCGGGTATACATCCCCTTCCACCCATAAGGACATTTTTCCCAGTGCCAATGCATACAGTCAATACTCCCTAGCATCCCAGGGAATCCACGACGCTCACCGATCGCCATTAAGCGCTCAACATCTTGTACTGTTGGTCGTCTCAAATATTCCTCCCCAAACTTAGCAATCACTCCCTCCACAAATAATTTCAAGCACTCTATAGCAGTACTTTCACCAATCTTAATGTACTCATCAAGCTGATCTGCAGGACTACCATTTGCTAACTGCCTTATCGCAGCAGTACACTTTTGAATTGGTGATAGCCCAGGGCGATTAAGAGCATCATATCTTAAAGTGAAAAATGGAGACCACTCACCAAGGGCACCGACAATGCGGAGGAACAACGACCTTCTCCTGCGGTTAACCTCAGTGCCTTTGTTGTATTCTTCAGTGACATCAGCCCAAAATTGATCTCCACTCCTGTCAGTTCCATCTACTGGGTCCTTTGACTTCCGTAGCCAAGCAGAAGCCTACATTCACACAAAAAAAGAGCAAAGTTTATAAACCAAACCGATTTATGCACATATAGTCCAAGCTCAAACTTCACAAAAATAAGAAAATGTGCTTACCAATCTAATGTCCTCATCTTTCCTATAGTTCAATCGCCTCTCAGTTCTCTCATCTTCATTTGTTTCATCTGCTTCAACAACAATTGGAGCATTTGGTCGGGTCCTTTTCAAACTTGGAGCATTTGGAGAAATTGTATTACTGCCTCTTGTATTGCCAACTAAGTGAAAATTTTCTTCAGTAATATTTGAGTTCAGAATATCAGTAAACCCTCGTGGTGGGTATATCCTAAAAAACAGAGAGATGTTCAATGCATAAGACACAGCCTAAAGATAGTAACAGAGAGATGTTCACTACTATCAAGTTTTGTTGCTGTCGGTTACAATCAAACTTACTGACTTCACTACTACAAACAATGACTACTTTGCCACTGAACTTTCATTTACAAAAAACAGCTTTCTCGAAGAATATTAACAGCTACGAAATGCAGTGATTGAAATTGAACACTATAACTGTTAATTTAACATACCCTTCACTTGAGCCCATGGGAGAGGAACTTGTCCACCACGCAGGAAAATTGGAAGCTTGAAGACTAGGAAGAGTTGGAGATGTTGCTGCTGCCACAACGGCGGGTTCACCGGCAGCCTGAGATCCAACATCACCACCGGCGGCCTGAGATCCATCATCACTACGAGCTGCAGCAGCGCCTGTGACCGAACCAAATCGGCCAGCgagggcggcggcgggagcACCCCGGCCTtgccatgccgttcccatcacGGACTTGCCTTGTCCTGCCGTAACTTGCCTAGACTTTGTGGATGGCGGCCGAAGTGGGTTCATGGTCGCGAGATTGGGGATGGATTGGGGCAGCACAAAGCATCGATTTGGAATTTAGGTTTGGACTTCACGTATTTCAAGCGAGCACCGCGGGAGCGCGCGGGAAGATGGCGGGCGCAGGCGCGAGAGCGGGAAGGGGCGATGGCGGGCGCGCGCGCGAGGGAAGGAGGGAAGGTGGGCGCGCTCGGTACCAGCTGCGTCGCGGCGGCGGGGAGGGAGGCCGCGCGAGGGAGATGAGCGGGAAGAGGCAGAGCGCGGGCGCGGGAAGAGcgagggcgcgggcgcgggaagAGGCCGAGCACGCGCGCGGGTGCGGGATGagcgggccgccgccgccggcgcacgGGATCGCCATCAATCACCATAGACACGGGTGATTTCTCCCCAATGGCGTTTTTGCCGTTTCCACCCGCCTCGTTGCGAGCGTGGACGTGGTTTCGCAGAGGAGAAACGATTTCTCCAGTTTGcactctctctcttcattaactctactgccacatcagcaaattgGTGAGGTGACAACGTAATTAATAGAGATAGAAACTGCTCATTAATTGCTATCGGGACTGCCCTTAGGAGTGCTCTAGTATCTTGGATTCCCCTCTAGCGTTCAGCATTGATTATCTAGACCATTGTTTGCTTCTGCGCTTCTCTCGCAGCTTCGTGCTGCTTGGTGTGTGGTTGCATCTGCATGCAGGCCACGTGCAGTGCAGCTGTACAATGCAGAAACCAGATGCAGACAAAGTGCAGGCGTATTCGGGCTATTCCAGCCTTCCGTTGGTTTGTTGAATTTTCGCATGCATTGGTTATTTCTATATGTTATTTTGAACCTAACTTTTTTTAGAAACTCGGTCCTGTTTCTGAAAAAAAGTATCATTGAAACAGATACATATAAGAGCTGTTTTCCCGTGCATTTTTGTTAATTTACGTTAGTATATTTCAAGATTGGTAAATTTAATATAGATGTCTTGTTGTTGGGAGACATATCACCTGTTACCGAAAAAATAATATAATCAAATTTTAAAGTAAATCTAGAAAAATACAAAAATCAACAGTTGACAACTTAAACCTGAATAAATAAATTCCCGCCTACTATTTATGTGTATATTTGTTCTGTTATTTTATACTACTACTAATACATAATTTTGATATTGGCCTATCTGATTATCTCTAAATATGCAACTACTTCAGCTCATTTTTCTATAAAAAACCGCCTCTTTACCTATACGAGAGTAAATATAATCTACTTCCTCTGTCTCTAAATatctattgttgttgatgtacatGCTACAAATTTGactctatttataaaaaatacacataaaatttatatctctaaataaatttattaaaaaactagttatgtaatattaatattttcaatatatatttattcaaaaagttttctcGAAAAATAAAAACGACATATATTTAAGAATGGAAGGAGTAAGTCTCTTTTCTGCtggagtaaatattttttttctaaattagttttcttgtttagtttccatatATTCGGAGGTATTCCACGTGCAGGCTTTGCCGCGTGGTCAGGCCGCCCGCCGCACGCATTgacctgctggctgctgccgTGCCCTCGCCGGCGCACGACGAGTTTCCGGCGATGGAGACGTACGCTGCGGTGGACGAATGGGTGCTGCCGACGTACCGGATTCGATCCGGATCGCCCCGCCCGCCGCCCTGTCCTATCCAGTCCTGCCTGCTTGTCGTTTCCCCCCCGTGCGACGACCCGCGCTCACCGGAGCAGTCGACTAGTCGAGCACGGCAGGCAGCTGGACCACAACACTGCGCACATGATTGGGACCTCTATTCTTCGATAACAGACAGCCCTGCCTAATCGACGGTTTCAGCCCAACGGACCAATTATTCACATCAGCTTGCTTGTTGGGTACACCCAAGAAACTTGGAAGTTAGCAACTGTAGCCGTTTCGGGCAACGTTTTCAAGATATTTTAACCTTTTTAAGATACACATTTTTGCTATACACGTAGATTTaaactatgtctagatacatagctaaAACAATGCATTCAGAAAAGCCAATACatattataatttggaacgaaaAGAGTATATATATAGGTACCACGTGTATACAAATCCTATCTTTATGACAACCTTTGAAAAAACTGAGTAGGCAGGTATCGAGATTTACATAGTCACCATAAACATCTCACTCTCGGTGCATCGGAAAATATTGCCAACAAGAGTATTTGGACTCCAACATCAAGTTCCTAGCATCAAGATGAcaaagaaatttttttggaaaaaccAATTTGGAGTTCAAATAAAGGAAGATCGTTTTGGAAGCAATATACCAAACCTAGTTAGGCCAGTTTTTGTTTCGAGACCGGGTTGAATCCAACTTAGTTAGATCTATTTTGGTCACAGCAAACTCAAAGATTGGATCTTAAGATGTTTTTTACTGTGATAAGATCACTCCCTCTATATAAACAAGACAAGAAGAtcatggccgattgaggaatcAACTTTttcaattgtaaaaaaaatacatCTACTACTTCTTTTACCCTAACTCTTCCAACCTCTGTTGTGTGTCACATCTCTCGACGAGATTTGCTGGCGTTCTAGGTGGCCTGCAGCCAATCCTAGAGCAACCTTGTTGTACCCTTCCGTGACGGGTCTTTTCTCGGAAGGTGTTCATGGGTCTACCATGTGAAGAATGGGTCTCAAATCGGCTTAGATCTGCTTGCTAGTCGGTCTAGCTGATTTACTACGTTCTTGCTGTGAGCTAGGTCACCATGAATTAGAGAGGAGAGGTATGGCATATACTtagaagaaaagaaatattttttggtttgagagagagagagagagagagagagggggggggggataGAGAGGAACTGAAGACTTATGTTTTGATATAAATTTTGAACCCTCAATTTTTTATatttcagagagagagagagagagagagagagagtagttGAAGACTTGATAAAAATTAGCACATGTTTAGAGGCATTGGAGCTAATTTTTAGCTAGCTGTATCAGTTAGTCATCATTGTATATAAACAAGCCCTAATAAATTGAACAAGAGCACCATGTTCTTAATTTTATAATAAGACCTTACATACTACAGATCTCTTACCAAATTTAGCTACTATAGATCTCTTGCCAAATTTAGCTTTAGTGATTTGTTAATCACCTCCAACATCGAGAGAGATATACTCCCATGTGCAACGACATCGTTGCCACTTTCACAATAAAAACAAGGATATGATACCGTATGATCGGAGGATGTTGAATGCTCAAGCTAGCTAGGAGCACAGTTCCTGTCCACGGAGAACAAAGAGAGCCACAGGGAGGATGCTGAATGCTCAGGCTCAGGCTCAGGCTAGGAGCACCTCGTCGATGAGCCTGTCCACGTTGCGCATGGATCGTCCGTCGGGCCTCGCCGCGGCCACGGCGCTTTCCTTGAGCTCCGTCACTCGCCGGCGCATCTCCCGCCCTTTCTCCCCCTCCATGGCCTCCCGTATGAGCGCCTCCACCTCGCCCCGCCGGACGTCGCTGCCGATCTCCATCCCGATGCCCCACTCGGTGCGCTTGTACCGGCAGTTGGTCTGCTGCTCGGCGAAGAAGGGCCAGCACACCATGGGCACGCCGCCGCAGATGCTCTCCAGCGTGGAGTTCCACCCGGAGTGCGTCAAGAACACCCCCACGGCATCGTGCTCCAGCACCGCCGCCTGCGGGCACCACGTCGACAGCATGCTCCGGCCCTCCGTCGCGGCCGCGAACTCCGACGgcagcccgccgccgccgccgccgcccttgaCGAGGTCCGGACGCACGTTCCACAGGAAGGCGTAGCCGGTGTTGGCCAGCCCCCACGCGAACTCGGCCAGCTGCTCGTTGGACATCACCGTGATGCTCCCGAAGTTAACGTACACGACCGAGCGCGGCGCGCGGCCGTGGAGCCACCGGAGCGGCGCGTCCTCCTCCTTCCACAGGTTGGACGCGATGGCCGCGACGGGGCTGTCCGCGGGGACGTTGTTTCGCACCGTCAGCGGGAGCGGGCCGACGGTGTAGACCGGCCGCGACAGGAGCTTCGCCATGGCGTGGAGCGGTGTCGCGTCGAGCTCGTCGAAGGTGTTGATGACCACCGCCGACGCCTGCGACATCCCGGCCACCTCGTGGATGAAGTAGTTGAGCATGATGTCGTCCGGGTCCGTGGTGCGTACGAAGCTCGGGAAGTCCCGGAGCCGCAGGTCCTTGGGCGCCGCGCCGTCGGGGATCCAGTCGACGACGGTGTCGTCCAGGTACCCGTCGGTGAGCTGCGCCTCGTTCTGGAGCGGGACGATGCCCCGCTCCACGAGGTggcggtagtagtagtagccgaTGAAGCCGCAGGCGCTGGCGGTCCAGAGCGTGGCGCAGCGGAGGCCGAGCTCCCGCGCGCCGCGGAGAGCGAAGGTCATGACGCTGTCGGCGACGACGCACGTCACGGCGGGCCGTCCCTGGGCCTCGGCCTCGGCATTGGTCCGGGCGACGAGGTCCTTAAACCGGGGCAGGCAGGTGGTCATGGTGGAGTAGCAGAGCGCGGGGACGTCCTGCGTGGCGTCGGCGTCGGAGCGTGGAAGGCCGTCGTCGATGGCGACGAAGCGGAACCCCGGCGCGCCGTCGAGCGCTCCAGGCCCGCGCGCGCgcaggtggcggcggtggttGAACTCGTTGTTGACGAAGGTGACGTGGAAGCCGCGCGTGTGGAGTAGCTTGGCCAGCTGCAGCATCGGCGTGACATGGCCCTGCGCCGGGTACGGGACCATCACCACgtgcggcggctgctgctggcGCCTCTCCCGCTCCTCCGTCGGCAGCGACCCCATGACTGCTCTGGCTACTGGTGTGGCTACCACCCCAAGCTCCAAGGCTTTGCTAGAATTGGTGGTTTTGCCTATGCTATGATGTTGCCTGTTAGTGCTCCACTTCTGCCAGCCGCCTTATATGTAGGAGTACTAGTGATTAGCAGTAGCACGGCTAGcacctattttttttttgaaaatacagCTAATTATGATAACGACGTACTCCATCCGTCCAAAATAACTGTCGTTTTAAGTTTCCGTGTCACAAGTTTGGCtgaaatttatagaaaatacatataacagtgtatctccaaataaatttattaaaaaagtagattcaaagatcttttcaatagtactaattatgtatcattaatattaatattttttaatatatatttagttaaagttgttTCTCGAGAAATAAAAATAACAGTTATTTTGGGACGGTACGAAATGAAAAGGCACATAACAGAGCCCTTGATTTTTACATAGTAGTCTGTTGCTCTCAAGAATGTCACTTCAACATATGGCCCTTTTTTTTCCGAATGAACAtatgggcttgtttagttcagcctgaaacccaaaaacttttcaagattctctgttatATCAAATTTTgctgaacattaaatataaataaaaaagtaactaaggctttgtttagttcaaaaaaattttggatttcgctactgtagcactttcgtttttatttaacaaatattgtccaatcatgaattaactagcatcaaaagattcgtctcgcgatttacagacaaactgtgtaattagtttttgttttcgtctatatttaatgcttcatgcatgtgccgcaagattcgatgtgacggggaatcttgaaaactttttggatttcggggtgaactaaacaaggcctaattacacagtttacctataatttacgaaacgaatcttttaagcctagttagtttatgattgaataataattatcaaataaaaacgaaaatactacaataacTAATTTGTTTTTCACTTCTCCAACTAAAAAGGCCATACTGGAATATCATTACACAAGCATAAACTGAGCTAGGAGTGGTAATAACATCAATCAAGTAGGACAAAAGCATCAAGGTCTGTCCGGAAGTTGTGTCCAAGAAGCaaatatcatcaatcaagtagGATAAAAGCCTTAATCTAGGATAATTAGTAGTCTGTAAACTGAGCTGTGGCCATGACAGAAAGTATTGTTGCCTGATTTGTTCTGATAGAAAAACACTATAATAGCTGACAGATTCGGCTAATAAGCTCAAGCAAACATGCTATCTTACATGAAAGGACCCTTGTTATCAAAGTAGGAGCGTTCAAATCACTGAAAAAAGATGCAAGTATTGAAATTTCTGGAAAGAGGAATAAGTATCTCAGAAGTCTGATGAACACTGATTTTTTCCTTTAAATAAATAGGAAACTACTTCAGGAGCCATGTAATAATTAAGTGTAACTGTTGCACCAAACATATCCTTTGGATAGCAACGCAGGAATCAGCAATCTAATGTTTTGTTGTGTAGTAAGGAGTTTGTTTTCAGTTTTCTACGTTCTGGCATACAGTCTAATTCATGAGTATACTGGGAGAAACTATAGGTTCAGTACCTCCTTGTCAGGCTTAATGCCCATGTATTGGAACGGGAGACATAAGATTTGTTTGAcatagctcaacttcactagtaaatctatttttttagaaaatagtttCATAAGCAATTTTATAGATAAAGTTGAGCTATTTTAGAAAAAGTGTTTGGTACAAtaacttcaccaactactttatGCATAGATGAGAGAGAAATATGGGAGAGAGCTGCAATAAACTATTTTTTTTAGCTTCATTCCAACTCATGTCTTTGTGAAAGGAGATAAAAAACAACTTTATCTATGAAACTGTTTTAGAAATAAATGCTCGgccaaaaaaaacagctcacaactcATTAAACTGTTGTGAgttgtaccaaacaggcccataGAATAGCAAGTGGTGGAGCTCTCACGGCCATTTTCCACAGTAATGGTGATTTCGCTACTTAGATCCCACGGGCTGGACAAGGTGATTTTAAGATGTGTACATATAGTTGCCATTTAAATTTACATAGGAATTTCATGCATGTTcgcacaaataaataaataaataaataaaataaaaaggtcCTCACCCATACAATGGCATGAAAATGTCAAAACAAAAGGCTAAGTAGCTACCCAGTTTGAAATTACGGTGGTAGTAACATCTATCACCACCGTCAGACTTCCAAGTACTGCTTGGCTTGCACCAGTGCAGCACAACAAAATTGAAACACACATAAGATGCAGGTTCAGTTATCTGAATAAAACAACATATTAAAATACAATCTTTCATACCTAAGCTAGCTAAAGCTACCGTTGCCTGGTAATTAACATTCAAAAACAAGCATCCACCTATGGTCCTTGTTTAGCATGATTAAAACAAGTAGCAGTCTTATTTTTCGGGATACTATATTGTAGCCAAGAAAATGAACTTGTCGAACAATGAACATATCTTCACTGAAGTTTCAACGCACTGATCAGGAAAAATGCAAGTGACCAAGCTCTACATCATTTCCCATTCATTTCAAGAAAAAAATTCGCAAGTAGCCAAGCATTGCTACGAAGGTATTTGGCCAGTTCCTGCACTCATTAATGTTAGCTTCTTTTTATTCAGAGAGTTGTAGACTCCAGTGAGCAGTTTATAATTGCATTAGATTCGTGGTTCTTGTAAGTCCTAGAGTGGAAGGCATCTGTAGTGACCTCAAGATCCAACTGTTCATTGTACCCTCTTCTATGCAGATCACTTACAAGCCAAACTGGTAGAGTTCTAATTGGTAGCAATTGGACTTCATCTCCTATTTTGGCTGATTTTATATTTTGGTACAGTGATTAGTTTTATTTTACCACCAGATTGTCACTGCTAGTGGGTGATGGTTATTACAACATCATGGTTAGGCAGAGAAGAAAATGACTGCCACCAGATCACCACCAGCTCACCACCAGCTCCTTCGGCAGATAAGAAAATGACtgcaaagagaagaaatcattttaTTACAAAATATAGAACATCATGGTTAGACAGACGTCACAAAGTGCCAAGATATCCACCATCTTAGTACACATTCAGGCATGAGCCACATGAGAAATATTTGATAGTTCTCCTAGCTACTTCGATATTACTTTGTAGTATTCTTTTTATAAAGAAGAAAATATATTCGTTGTATTCCGCAAACTGAGGAAGCATACACCAAATGCAACAATTGAGCTGTCTGCAATTTTACAGAACCATCGCTACAAACTACAAGCCATGAGAGGTGAAGGAATGTTCATATAATCTAATTGAATATCGGCAAGGACAACAAATGACCAAATCCAGATAGATCAATGTGCCTAGAACTTGTTTCGAAGCTTTAACCACCTAAACAATAGACACTATATCCCTAAAAGATTAGAGCTGTACATAGCTACTATAAGTTTAGATGGATGATCTGAATTTTGGTTAATCATGCACTGGTAAACCCGTTGAcacacaacacacacacacacagtagCTT
This window of the Sorghum bicolor cultivar BTx623 chromosome 7, Sorghum_bicolor_NCBIv3, whole genome shotgun sequence genome carries:
- the LOC110437294 gene encoding uncharacterized protein LOC110437294, whose amino-acid sequence is MGTAWQGRGAPAAALAGRFGSVTGAAAARSDDGSQAAGGDVGSQAAGEPAVVAAATSPTLPSLQASNFPAWWTSSSPMGSSEGIYPPRGFTDILNSNITEENFHLVGNTRGSNTISPNAPSLKRTRPNAPIVVEADETNEDERTERRLNYRKDEDIRLASAWLRKSKDPVDGTDRSGDQFWADVTEEYNKGTEVNRRRRSLFLRIVGALGEWSPFFTLRYDALNRPGLSPIQKCTAAIRQLANGSPADQLDEYIKIGESTAIECLKLFVEGVIAKFGEEYLRRPTVQDVERLMAIGERRGFPGMLGSIDCMHWHWEKCPYGWKGMYTRGDHGVPTIILEAVAGHDRWIWHAFFGVAGSNNDINVLSQSDLFVEYLRGENPKVQYYINGREYNMGYYLGDGIYPEWPAFVKSIKRPQIDEHKLFSQKQEEARKDVECSFGILQSRWCILRRPARLFEQGDLQNVMLACIILHNMIIEDEKDIEQVPFDLNEEGSTYTVEEATITHGENPELEEVLDRHNAVDLMPFGELLQADGFWKTSEPTSDDGCEYLCELASGVNLMASGDKTSFVINYMSSGVHLVSPF
- the LOC8075402 gene encoding UDP-glycosyltransferase 85A2 — encoded protein: MGSLPTEERERRQQQPPHVVMVPYPAQGHVTPMLQLAKLLHTRGFHVTFVNNEFNHRRHLRARGPGALDGAPGFRFVAIDDGLPRSDADATQDVPALCYSTMTTCLPRFKDLVARTNAEAEAQGRPAVTCVVADSVMTFALRGARELGLRCATLWTASACGFIGYYYYRHLVERGIVPLQNEAQLTDGYLDDTVVDWIPDGAAPKDLRLRDFPSFVRTTDPDDIMLNYFIHEVAGMSQASAVVINTFDELDATPLHAMAKLLSRPVYTVGPLPLTVRNNVPADSPVAAIASNLWKEEDAPLRWLHGRAPRSVVYVNFGSITVMSNEQLAEFAWGLANTGYAFLWNVRPDLVKGGGGGGGLPSEFAAATEGRSMLSTWCPQAAVLEHDAVGVFLTHSGWNSTLESICGGVPMVCWPFFAEQQTNCRYKRTEWGIGMEIGSDVRRGEVEALIREAMEGEKGREMRRRVTELKESAVAAARPDGRSMRNVDRLIDEVLLA